The genomic window CCCGCGCACAAGGTGAGCCGGGGCGGTCAGCAGATCTCGCTGACCCCGCTCGAGTTCGACCTGCTGGTGGCCCTCGCCCGCAAGCCGCGCCAGGTGTTCACCCGCGAGGTGCTGCTCGAGCAGGTCTGGGGCTACCGGCACGCGGCCGACACCCGGCTGGTCAACGTGCACGTGCAGCGGCTGCGCGCCAAGGTCGAGAAGGATCCGGAGAATCCCGAGATCGTGCTCACCGTCCGAGGCGTCGGCTACAAGGCCGGACCGCCGTGACCGATGGCGATGCCCAGCAGGCGGACGGCCAGGGCTCGAAAGAGGCCGCGTCCGCCGCGGGTGATCGGCCGGGCGCGGCGCGCGGGGCGCTGGCACGTCTCGAGCGTTCGCTCGCCCCGGTGGCCGCCTGGTTCAAGGAGGCGGGCACCGCGATCGGCCATGTCTGGCGCCGGTCGCTGCAGCTGCGCGTCATCGTCTCCACGCTGACGCTCTCGCTCATCGTGATCACCATCCTCGGCGTGGTGCTGACCAGTCGGATCACCGACCGGCTGTTGGACGCGAAGATCAACGCCGCCGTCGAGGAGATGGACCGTGCCCGCAACACGGTGGAGAGCCAGCTGGTCGGCGTCCAGGACGTCGGCACCCAGCAGCAGCGCCTCACCGACGCGCGCAACGCCCTGTCCAACCGCGGCGGGACCGGTCAATCCACCGGCGCCGCAGGGAGTTTCGACTCCGCGCTGAGCATGGTCGGCGGCACGCCGCAGCAGCCGATCTCGTCCGGCCCGATCACCGAGATACCGGAGGAACTGCGCCGGTTCGTCCAGCGCAACCAGGTCAGCTACCAGTTCGCCACGGTCGAGGACCCGGACGGCTACCAGGGGCGGGCGCTGATCATCGGCAGCCCGAGCGCCGAGGTGCCGACGCTGGAGATCTATCTGATCTTCCCGCTGGCCAACGAGGAGCGCAGCCTCGCGCTGATGCGCGGCACCATGATGATCGGCGGCTTGGTGCTGCTCGTCCTGCTCGCCGCGATCACCGCCCTGGTCACCAGGCAGGTCGTGCTGCCGATCCGGTCCGCGGCGCGGATCGCGAGCCGCTTCGCCGACGGTCGCCTCAAGGAGCGCATGCTGGTGCGCGGCGAGGACGACATGGCGCGGCTGGCGCAGGCGTTCAACGAAATGGCCGAGAGTCTGTCCAACCAGATCACCCAGCTCGAGGAGTTCGGCAATCTGCAGCGGCGGTTCACCTCGGACGTCAGCCACGAGCTGCGCACGCCGCTCACCACGGTGCGCATGGCCGCCGACCTGATCCACGGCAGCAGCGAGGATCTCGATCCCGCGCTGGCGCGCAGCGCCGAGCTGTTGGTCACCGAGCTGGACCGGTTCGAGGGTCTGCTCAACGACCTGTTGGAGATCAGCCGCCACGACGCGGGCGTCGCCGAACTCCAGGTGGAGTCGCTGGACGTGCGGATGTGCGCGAGGGCCGCGATCTCGACCGTGCGGCATCTGGCCAAGGAATCCGGCGTCGAGGTCGTCATCGACCTGCCGGAGGATCCGCTGGTCGCCGAGGTCGACCCGCGCCGCGTGGAACGGGTGCTGCGCAATCTGCTCGCCAACGCCATCGACCACAGCGAGGGCAAGCCGGTGCTGATCCGCATGCGCGGCGACAGCGACGCCAACGCCGTCGCCGTGGTGGTGCGCGACCAGGGCGTCGGCCTGCGACCCGGCGAGGAGAAGCTGGTCTTCAACCGGTTCTGGCGCTCCGATCCGTCGCGCATGCGCCGCTCCGGCGGCACCGGCCTCGGGCTGTCGATCAGCGTCGAGGACGCCAACCTGCACGAGGGCAGGCTGGACGCCTGGGGCGAGGTCGGCGTCGGCGCGAGCTTCCGCCTGACCCTGCCGCTGGTGCGCGGCCGCAAGATGGGCCCGAGTCCGCTGCCGCTGGAGCCCGGTCGCCGGACGGCGCCGCGGCCGTCCGATGCCGACACCGATACGCCGACGGTGCCGTTCCCGCAGTCGGCTCCCGGCGTGGTGGACCAACTCGGCGAGCCGGTCGGCACGAACGGGACGCCGTCGAGCGGTACGGCGAACGGCGTCGGCACGCGGGAAGCGGCGGAGAACCCCGCTCCCGGCGCGGCGGCGGCGAACGGTGTCGAAGAGCCGACCCGCGCGCACAATGGCGTCAGCGAGGCCGAGGAGGGGTCGCACGCGGCCGACACGGGAAGCTCGGGCGCGCAAGGGCCGGACGGGTCCGGCTCCGGCCGGGGGGTGCTCACCGAACGCGGAGACGTACAGTCATGAGAATGCTGGGTGCCAGATCGTCCCGACTGGCCGCGGTCGCGGTGCTCGTCACGGCGCTGCTGGCGATCGGCGGCTGCGCGAGCCTGCCGGAATCCTCGGCCCCGCAGGCGCTCGGCACGCTCAATCGCGAACCCACCTCCGACGGGCCGCCGCCGCCCATCCAGGGCCGCGATCCCGATCTGCTGTTGCGGGATTTCCTGCAGGCGACCGCCGACCCGGCGAACCGGCATCTGGCCGCCCGCCAGTACATGACGCCGTCGGCCTCGGCGCAGTGGGAGGACGGCGCGAGCACGACGATCG from Nocardia bhagyanarayanae includes these protein-coding regions:
- the mtrB gene encoding MtrAB system histidine kinase MtrB; translation: MAAWFKEAGTAIGHVWRRSLQLRVIVSTLTLSLIVITILGVVLTSRITDRLLDAKINAAVEEMDRARNTVESQLVGVQDVGTQQQRLTDARNALSNRGGTGQSTGAAGSFDSALSMVGGTPQQPISSGPITEIPEELRRFVQRNQVSYQFATVEDPDGYQGRALIIGSPSAEVPTLEIYLIFPLANEERSLALMRGTMMIGGLVLLVLLAAITALVTRQVVLPIRSAARIASRFADGRLKERMLVRGEDDMARLAQAFNEMAESLSNQITQLEEFGNLQRRFTSDVSHELRTPLTTVRMAADLIHGSSEDLDPALARSAELLVTELDRFEGLLNDLLEISRHDAGVAELQVESLDVRMCARAAISTVRHLAKESGVEVVIDLPEDPLVAEVDPRRVERVLRNLLANAIDHSEGKPVLIRMRGDSDANAVAVVVRDQGVGLRPGEEKLVFNRFWRSDPSRMRRSGGTGLGLSISVEDANLHEGRLDAWGEVGVGASFRLTLPLVRGRKMGPSPLPLEPGRRTAPRPSDADTDTPTVPFPQSAPGVVDQLGEPVGTNGTPSSGTANGVGTREAAENPAPGAAAANGVEEPTRAHNGVSEAEEGSHAADTGSSGAQGPDGSGSGRGVLTERGDVQS